A segment of the Corylus avellana chromosome ca2, CavTom2PMs-1.0 genome:
ttcttaaaCTTGGTTTGTTGCTAAAATggtcaagaaaataaaacacataaaatgaTGTTAAGATACTGATAAAAGGCATAAAATATccttttatgtatatataagaaGCTTTATAAACCAGAACTCAAAGGTCCCGTTTGATTTGCAAAATAGACTCTTGGATTGGACTAGTTAACACTAGGTATAACTAGTCCTTTGTTTTGTAACACTCTATTCTTGAGAATAGTCTATtctcatgggactactaatttcagacacacagggttagctaagtCACttaaaaatgagtggcttagctaatcatttcctattggattaaattaattgtgtaaattgccacaaaaaaccccacttgtgggatcaaatttcgttctctctccctgattcttttatattttgttctctctctctttctctatctctctgtttctcttttttccgtctctatattttgttttctctttctctatctctctttttcttttctctctgattcttctggtacattttttttgcatgttcaaacgattttttttttctatgtgtCGTCATCCTTCTCTATAccgtttctcaatttttttttcttttgattctctctgccgtttctctctgattttcttctcactctctctctctctctctttttttttttttttgccactaCGTTTTGATTCTGTTTCTCCGTCTCTCTTCTTTGTACTGtttctcaattttatatatatttttttattttatttttatttctttgacgGAGAAACAAAGTTTGCAAggtttttgtaaaatatatatatatatatattttcttttgattcgTTGTACAttcatcaattattattttttttgatttgaagagtgagattgattctgttttctccaactatatatatttttttttatataaataattttgtagcataattgaaaaaacaataaaaaaaaaaaaaaaaaaaaacaaaaggccacatacctacataattaaaaaaaatattatagtaaagttgtttatgtttcaaaaaaaaaaaatcaaagtccttaataatacaaattgtatttgtattataagggtattttagaaaatttgatcacaatatgattccattcaccaacatattgcattgtactaAATGAAGGAATATAATTAgttagtctattccagcgttacaaccaaacaaaaaaataggaatagctaatctattctacactcttctattcctagtagtagctaatcatttttcaatggactagGCATTTCACGAACTAAACAAGGCCAAAAGGAGTACGAAGACTCACATTACAAAGCCTACCAAAAAGGCTAAAAACAAAACCTCATAGAGGCCTAAAACAAGCAACCAGAAACGAGCTTCAGAATACCATACTAAGCAACAAAACCTACTGTAGCAAAATCTGCAGAAAACAACCAGCTGCTATAACAGCAAACACTAacaacttagaaaaaaaaaaaaccagaactGTAGAAAGTCCACTGCAGTAGCTTTCCTCAACAAAGCATATCTGCAGGCAGGTTCCATAAGGAACAAAGTACAAGATTTTCCCTGGTTTTAGGAAACTTCCTTCTCCCAGTTACTCTAGTTCGAACTTCCCACAAGATCTTTTTCAAAATCTGGTCCTCAGTGATCGGATGTCCTGCATGCTGAATCTCATTTCTAGTACACCAAATATGATACAAAGCAGACCCCAAAGCCAGACAACAAAGCAAGGACTTTAGAATTTTGCTACCCCAATTGCTGCATCCCATCTGAACAATATCATCCCATATGAGAGAAGGATTATCTACTCTGCATCTAGCCATACAAAATCTCGGAATTCGATAACGGAAACTACACTCAAAGAATAAATGGCCACGGCTCTCCATATGGTTTCTGCAAAACCAGCATTCTACAACTCCTTGGTATCCCCATTGCATCAATCTCACCCCTGTAACCAACCCTACGAAGATATGACAAAATGAAGTTGAAAAGACTTGGAAAAGAGCGGGGGACCTCCTCCTCCCAAAGGTTTGTCAACCACCACCCATTTTCTTGGAAGGGGACATGCGGCTACCCTTCAAGGCACTACTTGAGTTCATCATTCTACTGCTAGACTGGGGCCATGTTCTGGTTGAGGGCCCGCAACTCCTCTTTTAACGCCGACCAGTCGTTGGTTCATCATTCTACTGCTAGACATGGGCCCTGTTCAGGGTGGTGAGGGCCCGCAACTCCTCTTTTAACGCCGACCAGTCGTTGGTCATGGCGGGTCCTTGAGGCCTTCGCCCTGACTCCCTGCAACTAGATTTGCAGCATCGCTTTTTTTGTCTGGGAATGAAATGTCTGTCTATCGTTTCTCCAGACGACGTCAAACTATTGATACAATTGACTGCTACCAAAGCTCAGCTTGCTACAACTACAAAGATAACAATAGAAGATACGGTTGACTAGCCAGTGGAAGCCAATGGTGGACACTCGATGCTAAAGTCAATATGGTGACTGTGTGAGGGTAACATGACATATGGTTGATGGGTAGATTGTAGGAATGAGCAAATTAACCGGTTACTGGTTATCGACCGATTACCAAATTTAACCAAACCGATATTAACCacaaccgatagttatcggtcggtaatcggaaaaaaaatttataccgataagcttatcggtcggttatcGGTcagttaataatttgttatcggAAAACTAATATGACCGATAAGGGGGTATAAAtgtaattctcaattttttttatttttcataatatacAACCCAATGAACCACTGCTAACAACCCATTGcgaatcaattttttattttttattaacaaccCAAAACAAGGCCGCTCCTCTTCAAAATTGTAACGTTTTGTACAGCTGTCAAGCATTGTTGAGAATGCTTGCCAACTATCTCTTCTAACTACCCATGGCCATACACGTGTCTCCTAATGCAAGATATTTCCACAACTCCTCTTGCACACACACTTCACTTCGCCAATCTCTGTCGAATCCCTAGCCACACAGCTTCTACCCTTCTTCTTCCACTCCCATTTTATCCTAGGTTGATctcaaattaaaccctaaaaacaccTGACAATTCACTGCATCTTGGCCACCATTAGAAACCGGACCATCATTTCCTGCTACCCACAATTGATATCCCATCTTTCCCTTTCTGGTTTCTTGACTTTCATCTTATTCTTCTACCTCAGTTTCAATGCTACTCACATAGTGCTGGCAGATGGTTTCCTCCTCATCCTGGACTTGCGTTTTGGCCTGCTTCGTTTCCTCCCCCACAACTTCTCAAATGCGAGAGACACGACTTTAAAACGAAACCTGTAAATGAaacaattttaatcatttaaaccGGTTTAATCGACTggtttaaccgataattttcggcaTAATTCCTTATTGGTCAGTAATTGGTTAGGAACCGATTAACCAAtggcttatcggtcggtaatcgatAACCCCATTAACCggaccgatatgaccgatacccagccaTGGTAGATTGATAGTGTACCTTAGACTTAGAGTTTAGTATTCTTTATGGTTGATGGGTAGATTGATTGTaacaatctcatatagcggaaaaactgtaattatcaatacaaaaaaaatactgttaaaatacttttctttatacaaaaatacccaaagctatgtcgtacaaggcatttatacaaatctatccgacagtctaaactctagacaaaacttaaccaacttggaatcgctgtacatctcaatatgaatctctaatcacaactgcataattaccttgattttccattcctgcaagcactacaaaaaactgtgaagtagtgagtcaattgatttccgacaatataaatcattgttgaatcatatatagcaaaatgctagacaagttataaaaccacaaaaatccgtattattggatatcaatatcatactcattaagtaagaatacttacagtggattacatgaatggatcatcaaaggtaattacttgaaacccgttctgctgcagttggtccatacccataacaatcccttcactgactttctctctctctctctctctctcgcctaaactctctttcttcctcttcagctctctgtcttaaatttcccatctcactctcggtttctctcctctcttgtgttctttctttcttgtagcgcttggtctcgccatttctctctctgttctgagtaaacactcttagaaagaagaaagaccgagtaaaaagcggaagaaggaagaatatatgcaagagatgggagaggagatgagtggtgaaaattgtgaaggagaagagttctatttataggagaaaatcaaacactattctatcttcaatttacaattataccctcattttactatttcaccaaccctatactatttcaccaaccctatactattctaccaaccctatactatttcaccaaccctatactatttcaccaaccctatactattctaccttcttattctaccatccttatacctaccatttactatcctattatatcaccaattattacaatcatactccaaattataccaatcaatcatcaattatcatatctcttaaatctcccaaaaaataatcaatataaaatcatcatcatgatataataacctcaaatcaatattcattccaataatattcataagatctaataagttcctcaataataaatattattacctaatatcatcaataaatatctcaacctcaaagtaaatgccattacctaatatgaatattaatataatcatagcatcaatttaatatctctaaaataagactttaaaaatctggggtgctacattGATAGTGTATCTTAGACTTAGAGTTTAGTATTCTTTATGGTTGATGGGTAGATTGATAGTGTACCTTAGACTTAGTATTCTTTTATATGGCTACTGATACAGTGTGACGTCCTGGGTCttaaagagaaagaacaaataATTCACAATTCTTCTCAAAACCTAGAATCTATTCAAGATTcaaggaaaaacataaaataaaacccaaTCTCTGAGTATTTTTCATTGATAAATAACAACAAAGCTCTATTCTTCGGTCTCTAAAAGATGTATTTATAGTAAATAAAATCCTCAACCTAGTAGAACATCGTAATAAGTCAGTTTAACAAATTTGGGTGGGGCTTGTTTGCAATTCCGTTCAAACAAAATTGCAAACAAGTAACTCTGTCTAAACTCTATTGATAGCTCATTTGAACGCAGCAGCTGACGAGAAATTCTGCCCAACTGTACAGTCTTCTATTTGCGATCtattttgacctagtaaacattgaaATTATCAACACTTTATGAAACATGGCTTTGTAGAACTTTGAATCAaatttccaatgacaccaagctTGCTTCAATACGATGTCCGAAACACGAgatatgatatttttattaaagttgGTCTAGTATGAATTCCACCTTACATCGTCCTTTCCAAGTTGGAGAGAATTTGCCCTTGAATTCTGATGGTGCTTGTCGCAATCCTTTAGATGCCCAATTAATCCCTTCCATTCATTCTTCCTCAAGAGCAGAACAATGTAACATCCCAACAAAAATAACACTCCCCTAACCACCTCAAGACTGTGATGAACATCTTGAAAACTTTGCCCATTAccttgaaaaattcaaattttacatGCTTCTTATTTAGCTTCTTCTCTTCACATGCCATGAAAATATACAAAAAGGGATCAATTATCTCTTCTCttgtaaatataaaattctccTCCATTGTATAAGATTCATCACaatcatttttaaaagaatttgaaaaaatatcatttaccccaaggaaatcaacatagtcAATTTCCTCAACATTAAAATCAAAGACTTCACTTTTAGGGCTTTCATCAAGCACATGATATGTAGCACTTTTATCGAAAATTGCAATACGATCTGAGAGAATTACCTCTTCCAATGCTTCCTCTTCTTGAGGATGAATGCCGTAGAATATTAGAGGGATCCAATCTACTCAAGATGGCACACATCTGCCTTCCCAATCGCTCAACAATTCGCTCTTCCATGTGCTGCAAATGAATCATCAATTGATCCTCACGTCCTATTTCATCAGGCTCGTACACATCGTTCAAGTCTGCAAAATGGTTACTCTTTTTGTGTCCTCTTAGAGCCATGGAAAGTTACCTTGGCTCGGATACCAATTGATGTCGCATGATGTCGTGGGTTATAGAAACgaacaacaaaaaattcacAATTCTTCTCTAAATCTAAAGTCTATCAAGGATTcaaggaaaaacataaaaaaaaaaaaaatccaacctcTAAGTATTTCTCATTGATAAATTGATAAATAACAACAAAGTTCTGTTCTTGGGTCtataaaatatgtatttatagtaaataaaaccctaaacctagtgGAACATCGTAACAAGTCAGTTTAACAAAACTGAGGGCAGCTCGTTTGCAATCTTGTTTGAACGAAACTGCAAATGAGCAAGTCTTTCCAAACTCGTTTGATAGCTCGTTTGAACGCAGTGGGTGAACGAGCATTTCTACCTAGCTCTATAGTCCTCTATTTGCGGCCCATTTTGTGacgtctcacatcgcctgggtatggagatgaggatgtacTTAAATGtttactacacccttaatgacaacaacgcgttttaagaCGTAATGGTCATGATCTCATCAGAACNNNNNNNNNNNNNNNNNNNNNNNNNNNNNNNNNNNNNNNNNNNNNNNNNNNNNNNNNNNNNNNNNNNNNNNNNNNNNNNNNNNNNNNNNNNNNNNNNNNNAAGAAATTACAGGCCATCAATGGGTAACTATGGATAGAGTTTTTGATCTTTTACCACCTAAaatttttatgaacaaaaaataatttttttattgcactaaaTCATTTCTCTTTGTGTAATAATGAGTTCTTCTTCATCAACTTTAAGGAAGATTAACTTGAGTATGTATATAGGGATTCGGATCTCCTCTAATTTGAGAGAAATTagagatttttcaattgttaatGACGAccgtttattttaaatttaatggtctataaaatcatttaaatctcaataaaacaaaagtcagcATTTAATACTTTGGTTATATAAAAGCAGCTAGCATTTTATAgactattaaattaaaataaaggacTGCAATTAACAATTCgagaatctcaaatttctcCTTAGTTGGAGAGGATCTCAATCCTGCATATAGTGAGAATTATTTACCTAAGGAATACTATTTAGTACAACATTGGTTGACTCATTCTAGCCACAAAAAACTTTTTGAACAACTTAATCTTTGATGAAGGTCGAttacactttctttctttttttttgtttcacaaGTAATCTTTGATTAATTCACAAGTACTAAAGCACTCAAACATCCTTAATGGTCTGCTGAGGGCCTAACACAAAACCAAAGACAAATTTTCATGTTGTCAATCCCCATCAACAAacttcattttgatgtttttgagtgtttttaCGACATCTCTCATTTGCATCCTCTGTTCCGGTGCCTCTGCTGAGCAATCCATGGCCAGTCTCATAATGGAAAATATGCAATCCTGCTTAGCATCAAAACGCCGATCGTTTTTCTGTAGTAAGTTACCATCTACAACTTTAATTACTGCATGTGGCAACGACTCTTTTACCCAGCGTTTTAGGCTCATTTCTCCGCTAAACATTTCATCAGTGGGCTTCTTTCCTGTGAAAGTTTCCATCAACAAAATACCGTAACTGTAAACATCGCCGCTTGTGGAAATGATCCCTTGTGATCCATACTCTGCAGGTTTGATTAAAATTTAGTgctaaaagataaatgttaaatattaattaaataattaaatttataattttctatcaatttaaaatttagaagTATTTGGTCATTTTATAAATTGTTTCAAAGAAACTTTCTACATGATGTGGTTCTAACAAGGACATTAGAGATTTAAGGGCGATATTGTAACACCCTAGTCTCACATGAAGTCGGTATGCATTATGAGTGATTCTATGAAACTCCAAATTAAATGTTAaggaaaacttcatttaaatTACGTGAACTTCTGTCACTTTTGCAACGTCCCcccgaagttcaaaaactctcaatttagtatatcgaACTTTAAAACAATTTGAATCTCACCCATCCATTTTGGAATTTCTGTTAAATCCCAACAGAGGCTGTTGAAATCTCTAAAATACCAttctttaaatgtaattgtaatttaagggtaattttataaatttaataagggtataatggtcattttatcatttttactATTTGGtttaaccccaaaccctaatgaGAGGggtaaaattgcaaaaaattgaaaatttaatacactaaattgagagtttttgaacttaaaGGAAACATTGCAAAATTAATAGAAATTCAAGgagattaagtgaagttttccttatCGTTAGTTGTGAAGAAACATTACCTGGTGCGATATAACCAATAGTGGCAAGTGTCATGGTTTGGGTCATAGAATCTCCATCACCCAAGAGTTTGGAAATCCCAAAGTCACCAACATGCgcaatcatatcatcattgagGAGAATGTTGCTGGgtttcaaatcacaatgaacAACAGGTACATGAGAACCATGATGGAGATACTCCAATGATGATGCAACATCTATCATTATGTTCATTCTATGTAGGATATCCAAGGAGTAGGTATGAGAATACAGCCACTTGTTGAGACTCCCATTCGGCATATACTCTAACACTAAGGCTTTAAAATCGTTGTTGCTGCAGCAACTgatgattttgacaagattcCGGTGACGGATTCTGCGTAATACTTTGCATTCTGCATCAAAACTCTTGAATGATCCTTGAATATCTAGATTAAAGACCTTTACTGCAACACTCATCCCATCTGAAAGTGTTCCTCTGTACACAGACCCAAAGCTCCCTTTCCCAACCAAATTACTTTCACTAAATCTATCTGTTGCCCTTTCAAGCTCTAGGtatgaaattcttctccatGTTGCTAGAGTTGGAGCTTCTTGACTTGCTGATTTTGCATTCCTTTTTAGGGTTATTATCAGAAAAAGTATGAGAATTAGCACAAGTATTGCTGCTATCACAGCAGGTAGAATATATGCAAGCTTAACTGAAGTGTGTGCCTTTGACTGTCCAACAACTTGGCAGGGTGGAACTTTAAATTGGGGTGGACCACATAACCCTTCATTCCCCATGAATGATTGAGCTGAGAAGATAGAAATATCCATTCCAGATGGAATTTCACCACCTAATCTGTTGAAAGACACATCCAAGTGTTTGAGACAATGGAGTTTTTCTAGGGACTCTGGAATCACCCCTGACAAATTGTTATGGGATAGATCCAACACTTGCATGCTTATTGACTGACCAAATGACTGAGGAATATGACCTTGAAATTTGTTATGTGCTAAGGAGAGCCTTTCCAAATTTTGCAGGCCTCCAATGGCAGCAGGGATTTGTCCTGATAATTGATTCCATGACAAGTCTAAAAGTGTTACAACCTTCAAATTTCCAATATCTGAAGGCAGAGGGCCACTTAGAGAATTCAAAGACAAGTTTACTTGCATAAGATCTCCAAGGCTCCACAAGGATGGGGGTATCTTGGAAGTCAAATGGTTGGCATCTAAGAAAAGTTTTCGAAGTGAAGTAAGACTTTTCCAGCATGTTGGTAATGATCCATAGAGCTCATTGCCACTTAAAAACAATTCACCCAAATTACTTAGATCACAGATAACATCTGGGATGGATCCTTGCAGCCTATTGCCCTGAAGACACAAACCTTGGAGCTTTCTCATTCCCCTTACTGTACTTGGAATAGCTCCACCCAATTCATTGTTTTGTAGAGCCAGAACTAGCAAGTTGCTTAAATTACCAATCTGT
Coding sequences within it:
- the LOC132170583 gene encoding receptor kinase-like protein Xa21 translates to MEISASLIYFMLYLLVMLHCYLAAAVRTNITTDQSALLVLKAHITDDPKKILATNWSSAAGSACNWVGITCDANHHRVTALNLSYMGLNGTIPPHLGNLSFLTHLSFRANRFHGSLPAELASLRGLQVISFGENNLDGEIPSWLGLLPKLEELYLCCNSFRGTIPPSLFNTSSELRIINLGQNMLTGWIPPSLSNCTSLKEINLFENNLTGEVPSDIGNLPNLVKLDINNNSLTGVIPYSIFNHSTIRVISLYLNFLSGHLPSGIGNWVPNLEVLYLWGNEIDGIIPSSISNASKLIKLELEENYFSGSIPHTLANLRHLEVLNLAGNLLTRESATLELSFLSSLTNCRKLTRLMLADNQQLNGTLPISIGNFSGSLQYFSAFGCNIKGTIPKQIGNLSNLLVLALQNNELGGAIPSTVRGMRKLQGLCLQGNRLQGSIPDVICDLSNLGELFLSGNELYGSLPTCWKSLTSLRKLFLDANHLTSKIPPSLWSLGDLMQVNLSLNSLSGPLPSDIGNLKVVTLLDLSWNQLSGQIPAAIGGLQNLERLSLAHNKFQGHIPQSFGQSISMQVLDLSHNNLSGVIPESLEKLHCLKHLDVSFNRLGGEIPSGMDISIFSAQSFMGNEGLCGPPQFKVPPCQVVGQSKAHTSVKLAYILPAVIAAILVLILILFLIITLKRNAKSASQEAPTLATWRRISYLELERATDRFSESNLVGKGSFGSVYRGTLSDGMSVAVKVFNLDIQGSFKSFDAECKVLRRIRHRNLVKIISCCSNNDFKALVLEYMPNGSLNKWLYSHTYSLDILHRMNIMIDVASSLEYLHHGSHVPVVHCDLKPSNILLNDDMIAHVGDFGISKLLGDGDSMTQTMTLATIGYIAPEYGSQGIISTSGDVYSYGILLMETFTGKKPTDEMFSGEMSLKRWVKESLPHAVIKVVDGNLLQKNDRRFDAKQDCIFSIMRLAMDCSAEAPEQRMQMRDVVKTLKNIKMKFVDGD